One Companilactobacillus heilongjiangensis genomic window, TATATGTAACGGTGACTGTGTTAACAGAACTATCAGTTAGATGGTAACCTTCTGGTAAATCTGTTTCATCAATTGTTACACTTTTTTGTCCATTCTCATAATAGTCAGGAACAGTGACAGTTATATTTTGTCCATTGACATTGGTAGGTATTGAAATTGTTCCTCCTTTAGCAGGTGTCGAAACATATGCAATTGTATCTAATGCTTTGGCTTGTGTCTGACCAAGTACAACACGAGAGTTCGCGTTCGTTGTTGTGTAAGTTATTCCATCGATAGTCATAGATGGATCAGTACTAGCAGTGTCATACTGTTTTCCAAGGTTCCCAGATGTTTTAACTGTAACTGTAGAAGGAACTCCATTAAGTGTTATAGGAACAGTAACATAGTTAGTAACTGCATCATTTGTATTAACTTTACCAGAAGGTTTGAATTCAAGGATAGTTGAAAGTTTAATGCTTTGACCTTTATCATCAACTCCATCATATGTAAATCCAAGACCATTAGTTATCTTTCCATTTGTAAATACTGGAATTCCAGAAAATGTATGTGTATGTGCAGCATCGTCACTGGTCCACGTTGTTCCGTCGTTAGATGTTAACCCAGTCTCTGGACTAAAGTATAAGTTTTCATTTAACGTTATAGTATCAAAGCTAGTTCCGTCAAACATACCTTCACCTTTAGATGAGTCTCCAGTATTAGGCCATTCAGCGATAGGTCTGTTACCTTGTTGTGTCCATCCCCAACTAGCTACGTTCATGTCTTTAAGTGAAATATCATTTTTAAACATTGCTCTTAAATCAGTTGCATTAGAAGCTTGCCAAGTAGATGTACTAATTTTACCAGTAGTTACGTCTGTATTTATGAGATTTTTTAGTGATGTACAGTTAGCAAAAGCATAACTTCCGTTTTCAATAGATTTAAAGCTGGAATTGGAAAATTTTAATGTTTCTAGAAGAGTGTCATTTTCAAACATGTGGCTAATATTACTAGCGGAATGAACACTGCCGTGGGAAAAGTCCACTGAAAGTAAGTTAGGGTCATTTTTGAACATGCCTTCCATATTGGTGGTAGTCAGGGTATCAAATTTATCTATATTTATGGTTTTAAGATTCTCCATATTAGCAAACATATAAGATGAATTTGTAGGGGCCGTAACTGGTGCAGATACTGTAATATTGGTGATGGTGCTTGCATGACCATTCCAATGGTCTGTATCCCCAGCCTTGAAATCTGTTAATGGACCATTAATATCCAGATTCTTACTAGATGAAGTATAAGTCCAACCTGTACCTTTATCATCAACGTCTGGAACGGGTACAGGTGCTAGTTCAGCTACAGGAGCAGCGAGGGTTTCAGCAGTCAAGCCGTCAGCAAGTAAACCATTTACCGCGGTCTTACCTAATGTTTTAGAATCTAAAGGTGTTGATGAGTCTAAAGCAGCCTTAACTTCAGTATCTTCACCATCAGGAACAGTGGCTTCTGGATCTGCAGGAGTTACAACAGTTTTTTCATCAGTAGAACCGTCAGGAACTGTAGTTTCTTGTTCTACTCCAGTAGCTGGTGCGGCAACAGATAAAGCAGCAACCTTAGTATCTGGAGCAGCAGTTTCTGTTTCTGTACTAGGAGCTTCAATAGGAGCATCTTTTACAGTAGGCTTTTCTACAGTTGGTGTAGTTTCACTAGTTTCTTTAGGTGTTGTTTCTGGAGCTGATTCTTTAGTTAAGTCTGAAGTGTCCTCAGTACTTTTAACTTCAGTACCACTTTCTACTGCTGGCTTAGTTGTAGGTACTTCAGCAGTTTTAGAACCGCTGCCATCGTCAGTAGTAGTTGGTGCTGGGGCTGAGGTTGCAGGAACAGTTACTTTTGAACTGTCTTGCGAAGTAGTCCCCGTACTGGAAGGCTTAGTTTCTGTTTGAGTTGTTGGTGCAGCAGTAGTTACCTCGGCCTTAGCGACATAACTTGGTGCTGTCATCATTAACAATCCACCGGCAATTGAAAGGCTGCTTACCACAACCCATGCCTTCTTAGATTTAACTAATTTTTTTCTCATGACTGAATTAGGGTCACGTTTTAATTGTTGAAATCTCATAATTTACCCTCTATCCTCTTATTAAATAAGAAATTCCTATAATGATACTAATAAATTATAGTATTTGAAGGAAATTAGATATTTCATATTTTGTAAGAATCTTTTTCTAAAAAGGTAGTTTTTATCAATTAATCATTTTTTGAAAATTATATTTTAAAATAAAGGGTAGAAGTTTATGTGATTATTTAATCGAAGCTTAATGATATTTTAGGGCACAAAAAAAAGCCACATTTCTGTGACTTTTCTTATAATCTACTAATTAGTCTTTAACGATATTAGCAGCTTGTGGTCCACGATCGCCGTCTTCTACGTCGAATGTTACGTGTTGACCTTCGTCTAAAGTCTTGAATCCGTCACCTTGGATAGCTGAGAAGTGAGCAAAAACGTCACTACCATCTTCGCGAGTAATAAAACCAAAACCTTTATCAGGGTTAAACCATTTAACTGTACCATGT contains:
- a CDS encoding cold-shock protein, which codes for MEHGTVKWFNPDKGFGFITREDGSDVFAHFSAIQGDGFKTLDEGQHVTFDVEDGDRGPQAANIVKD
- a CDS encoding SLAP domain-containing protein; its protein translation is MRFQQLKRDPNSVMRKKLVKSKKAWVVVSSLSIAGGLLMMTAPSYVAKAEVTTAAPTTQTETKPSSTGTTSQDSSKVTVPATSAPAPTTTDDGSGSKTAEVPTTKPAVESGTEVKSTEDTSDLTKESAPETTPKETSETTPTVEKPTVKDAPIEAPSTETETAAPDTKVAALSVAAPATGVEQETTVPDGSTDEKTVVTPADPEATVPDGEDTEVKAALDSSTPLDSKTLGKTAVNGLLADGLTAETLAAPVAELAPVPVPDVDDKGTGWTYTSSSKNLDINGPLTDFKAGDTDHWNGHASTITNITVSAPVTAPTNSSYMFANMENLKTINIDKFDTLTTTNMEGMFKNDPNLLSVDFSHGSVHSASNISHMFENDTLLETLKFSNSSFKSIENGSYAFANCTSLKNLINTDVTTGKISTSTWQASNATDLRAMFKNDISLKDMNVASWGWTQQGNRPIAEWPNTGDSSKGEGMFDGTSFDTITLNENLYFSPETGLTSNDGTTWTSDDAAHTHTFSGIPVFTNGKITNGLGFTYDGVDDKGQSIKLSTILEFKPSGKVNTNDAVTNYVTVPITLNGVPSTVTVKTSGNLGKQYDTASTDPSMTIDGITYTTTNANSRVVLGQTQAKALDTIAYVSTPAKGGTISIPTNVNGQNITVTVPDYYENGQKSVTIDETDLPEGYHLTDSSVNTVTVTYNGDSADSKFTIDPSNVQIAGDNVPAGNITVSTDHGDVSIPVEPGSVGDTKTVNVADAVLPAGYHLDPNQPKTISVTITADKDNPYSTKDPVAIAGDDVPAGSITVSTDHGDVSIPVEPGSVGDTKTVNVADAVLPAGYHLDPNQPKTISVTITADKDNPYSTKDPVAIAGDDVPAGSITVSTDHGDVSIPVEPGSVGDTKIVNVADAVLPAGYHLDSNQPKTISVTITANKTAPYVFNAEEVKLTGTSNDPQTLTIKNPNGTISKLPIPGGNYGDSPQTITAPSVAGYTAPSVIVTYNASGIPTITYAIDTTKAITADDELSYTRIPSSSGSSTVKPVDPTEGVIEQKVQTISTYSDKPDVELYQIGSDNKMSQISNRDLATASNWYSDATVTIDGVSYYRVATNEWAKMSQAYPYQALNLHIRTYNDSEKALYKAENIVISNETLAPSSSWITDRETYVINNTKYYRVATNEFVNADDVYVYSPVSMVVTTHANQYTTVYNAKGAAVTDRSLNSDSSWKVDSIAYINGDKYYRVATDEFVKASDVDVNTLR